From a region of the Falco peregrinus isolate bFalPer1 chromosome 5, bFalPer1.pri, whole genome shotgun sequence genome:
- the ABHD6 gene encoding monoacylglycerol lipase ABHD6 isoform X2, whose translation MGSKVAWMEVDVSARDGNRSRYWRRALGMQVRYANYDDYQFCYSCRGRPGYRPSILMLHGFSAHKDMWLSIVKFLPKNLHLVCVDMPGHEGTTRSALDDYSISGQAKRIHQFVECIKLNRRPFHLVGTSMGGNVAGVYAAQYPEDICSLTLICPAGLPSTTDSKFIKQLRELQESECIDRIPLIPSTPEEMADMLKLCSYVRFKVPQQILQGLVDVRIPHNDFYRKLFLEIVDEKSRHSLHENMSKIKAPTQVIWGKQDQVLDVSGASVLANAIPDCHVYILENCGHSVVVERPRKTANLILEFLALLHSMENNKKQA comes from the exons GTACTGGCGCCGAGCTTTGGGTATGCAGGTTAGATATGCAAACTACGATGACTATCAGTTTTGTTATTCCTGTAGAGGGAGACCTGGATACCGACCATCCATCCTGATGTTACATGGGTTCTCAGCCCACAAAGACATGTGGCTGTCCATAGTCAAG TTCCTGCCAAAGAACCTGCACTTGGTGTGCGTTGACATGCCCGGGCACGAGGGCACGACCCGCTCGGCCTTGGACGATTACTCCATTAGCGGGCAAGCTAAGAGAATACACCAG TTCGTGGAGTGCATCAAGCTGAACAGAAGGCCCTTTCATCTGGTTGGCACTTCCATGGGAGGAAACGTTGCCGGCGTCTACGCCGCTCAGTACCCAGAAGACATTTGCAGCCTGACCCTCATCTGTCCTGCCG GCCTGCCAAGTACCACTGACAGCAAGTTCATTAAGCAGCTCCGGGAGCTGCAAGAGTCCGAATGCATCGACAGGATCCCTTTAATTCCCTCGACGCCTGAGGAGATGGCAGATATGCTGAAGCTTTGCTCCTACGTTCGCTTCAAGGTGCCACAGCAG atCCTTCAGGGCCTCGTCGATGTTCGCATCCCACACAATGATTTTTATCGGAAAC TGTTTTTAGAAATCGTGGATGAAAAGTCCAGGCACTCTCTCCATGAGAACATGAGCAAGATCAAAGCACCAACGCAGGTCATCTGGGGAAAGCAAGACCAG GTCCTGGATGTTTCTGGTGCCAGTGTTTTAGCGAACGCCATCCCAGACTGCCATGTGTACATCCTGGAGAACTGCGGGCACTCAGTGGTGGTGGAGCGGCCCCGCAAGACAGCCAACCTCATCCTGGAGTTCCTAGCGCTGCTGCACAGCATGGAAAACAACAAGAAGCAGGCGTGA
- the ABHD6 gene encoding monoacylglycerol lipase ABHD6 isoform X3, producing the protein MGSKVAWMEVDVSARDGNRSRGRPGYRPSILMLHGFSAHKDMWLSIVKFLPKNLHLVCVDMPGHEGTTRSALDDYSISGQAKRIHQFVECIKLNRRPFHLVGTSMGGNVAGVYAAQYPEDICSLTLICPAGLPSTTDSKFIKQLRELQESECIDRIPLIPSTPEEMADMLKLCSYVRFKVPQQILQGLVDVRIPHNDFYRKLFLEIVDEKSRHSLHENMSKIKAPTQVIWGKQDQVLDVSGASVLANAIPDCHVYILENCGHSVVVERPRKTANLILEFLALLHSMENNKKQA; encoded by the exons AGGGAGACCTGGATACCGACCATCCATCCTGATGTTACATGGGTTCTCAGCCCACAAAGACATGTGGCTGTCCATAGTCAAG TTCCTGCCAAAGAACCTGCACTTGGTGTGCGTTGACATGCCCGGGCACGAGGGCACGACCCGCTCGGCCTTGGACGATTACTCCATTAGCGGGCAAGCTAAGAGAATACACCAG TTCGTGGAGTGCATCAAGCTGAACAGAAGGCCCTTTCATCTGGTTGGCACTTCCATGGGAGGAAACGTTGCCGGCGTCTACGCCGCTCAGTACCCAGAAGACATTTGCAGCCTGACCCTCATCTGTCCTGCCG GCCTGCCAAGTACCACTGACAGCAAGTTCATTAAGCAGCTCCGGGAGCTGCAAGAGTCCGAATGCATCGACAGGATCCCTTTAATTCCCTCGACGCCTGAGGAGATGGCAGATATGCTGAAGCTTTGCTCCTACGTTCGCTTCAAGGTGCCACAGCAG atCCTTCAGGGCCTCGTCGATGTTCGCATCCCACACAATGATTTTTATCGGAAAC TGTTTTTAGAAATCGTGGATGAAAAGTCCAGGCACTCTCTCCATGAGAACATGAGCAAGATCAAAGCACCAACGCAGGTCATCTGGGGAAAGCAAGACCAG GTCCTGGATGTTTCTGGTGCCAGTGTTTTAGCGAACGCCATCCCAGACTGCCATGTGTACATCCTGGAGAACTGCGGGCACTCAGTGGTGGTGGAGCGGCCCCGCAAGACAGCCAACCTCATCCTGGAGTTCCTAGCGCTGCTGCACAGCATGGAAAACAACAAGAAGCAGGCGTGA